The following coding sequences lie in one Streptomyces sp. NBC_01267 genomic window:
- the mobF gene encoding MobF family relaxase — MMDIAIIRAGQMYRYYLRQVVVGDGRRPARTPLREAQEKAGVPAGRWMGRGLAALGLSAGEEVTEAQLRNLFGERGRHPYADRIEAEELAAGQSPKQAFKAGALGRRVTVTGFDLVFRPQPTIYLLWALGDEETRQVIEAAHERAIERVLEWIEDESAVIRYGKDGIYKVRPPGGLVAARFRHYEARSGMPLLHDHVLLSVKGQRLDGKWGSIHSEVVFENTVAASALYNEIVAAEVCEELGLATEPRVVSTGRRPVMDIAGVPHELIRWTASRGEQIAACLADLEHEYVTAVDDEGELKYLPAVSERARVELMRIAAHKTRPPKQKKARSLAQLRADWKQSAIDTSKVAAGVINSLLERARAAAAAIRARVAAVVDVALAAVDVAAVVFVMNGGGRFHRRHLLAESRRHLALVLRGRRRDPGLDEDIVRAAISTYCVDISEPKSTRGLLADYRLYTARWALSDLVTARRPPAAVPDPDRLPPPGTPASLSLAIPRPPGSQAVGERAIPRVPLSYDRAVLAGAAVREKLRASVVRGPAYDVVAHQQAEMPEQLLAPEDDDQEPDAGPREAIDLTALRALRESRTDVEALDLTAERLRHLQDTFNKAADDSRTRAACYTEQDDVDAVRPVREDDQQAHRRPEPGPRGRAPAGH; from the coding sequence ATGATGGATATCGCGATCATTCGAGCCGGTCAGATGTACCGCTACTACCTGCGCCAGGTCGTCGTCGGCGACGGCCGCCGCCCGGCCCGCACGCCGCTGCGCGAGGCTCAGGAGAAGGCCGGTGTCCCGGCCGGGCGATGGATGGGCCGCGGCCTGGCCGCGCTCGGGCTGAGCGCGGGTGAGGAAGTCACCGAGGCGCAGCTGCGAAACCTGTTCGGCGAGCGGGGCCGGCACCCGTACGCGGACCGGATCGAGGCCGAAGAGCTCGCCGCGGGGCAGTCCCCGAAGCAGGCGTTCAAGGCCGGCGCTCTGGGGCGCCGGGTGACGGTTACCGGGTTCGATCTCGTGTTCCGGCCGCAGCCGACGATCTACCTGCTGTGGGCGCTGGGTGATGAGGAGACCCGGCAGGTGATCGAGGCCGCGCACGAGCGGGCGATCGAGCGGGTCCTGGAGTGGATTGAGGACGAGTCGGCGGTGATCCGGTACGGAAAGGACGGCATCTACAAGGTCCGGCCGCCCGGCGGTCTGGTCGCAGCCCGCTTCCGCCACTACGAGGCACGCTCCGGAATGCCGCTGCTTCATGACCATGTGCTGCTGTCGGTGAAGGGGCAGCGCCTGGACGGGAAGTGGGGGTCGATCCACTCGGAGGTCGTTTTCGAGAACACGGTCGCCGCGTCAGCGCTCTACAACGAGATCGTGGCTGCTGAGGTCTGTGAGGAGTTGGGCCTGGCGACCGAGCCGCGCGTGGTGAGCACCGGGCGGCGTCCGGTCATGGACATCGCGGGCGTGCCCCACGAGCTGATCCGCTGGACCGCCAGCCGCGGGGAGCAGATCGCCGCCTGCCTGGCGGACCTGGAGCACGAGTACGTCACTGCCGTCGACGACGAGGGCGAGCTGAAATACCTGCCCGCGGTCTCCGAGCGGGCCCGGGTGGAACTGATGCGGATCGCCGCTCACAAGACCCGGCCGCCCAAGCAGAAGAAAGCCCGCTCTCTCGCGCAGCTGCGCGCTGATTGGAAGCAGAGCGCGATTGACACCTCGAAGGTGGCCGCCGGCGTCATCAACTCGCTCCTCGAGCGCGCCCGCGCCGCAGCCGCCGCGATCCGCGCCCGGGTCGCCGCCGTGGTCGACGTCGCCCTGGCGGCCGTCGACGTCGCCGCGGTGGTGTTCGTGATGAACGGCGGCGGCCGGTTTCACCGCCGGCACTTGCTCGCCGAATCCCGCCGCCACCTCGCTCTGGTCCTGCGCGGCCGCCGCCGCGACCCCGGCCTAGACGAGGACATCGTGCGCGCCGCCATCTCCACGTACTGCGTGGACATCAGCGAGCCGAAGTCCACCCGCGGCCTGCTGGCGGACTACCGGCTCTACACCGCCCGGTGGGCGCTGTCCGATCTCGTAACCGCCCGGCGCCCGCCTGCCGCTGTCCCCGACCCGGACCGACTGCCGCCGCCGGGCACACCGGCCTCGTTGTCCTTGGCCATTCCCCGGCCACCGGGCAGCCAGGCGGTGGGGGAGCGGGCGATACCCCGTGTCCCGCTGAGCTACGACCGTGCCGTTCTCGCCGGTGCGGCCGTACGGGAGAAGCTGCGCGCCTCCGTCGTGCGGGGCCCGGCGTACGACGTCGTCGCGCACCAACAGGCGGAGATGCCCGAGCAGCTGCTCGCGCCCGAGGACGACGACCAAGAGCCGGATGCCGGGCCCCGGGAGGCGATCGACCTGACGGCGCTGCGGGCCTTGAGGGAGTCCCGCACGGACGTGGAAGCCCTCGATCTCACTGCCGAGCGGCTGCGTCACCTCCAGGACACGTTCAACAAGGCGGCCGACGACTCCCGCACCCGCGCGGCCTGCTACACCGAACAGGACGACGTCGACGCGGTACGCCCGGTACGCGAGGACGACCAGCAGGCGCACCGCCGGCCGGAGCCCGGACCGCGGGGCCGGGCTCCGGCGGGCCACTGA